Part of the Terriglobales bacterium genome is shown below.
GCTCTCCGAGCGCATGAAGAAGATCTACGCCACCGAAGAGAAGCTGCTCCACAGCCTGGGGCAGGCCGGGGTTGCGCCCGACGAAATCGACATCGTGATCAACACCCACCTGCATTTCGACCACTGTGGCTGGAACACGGTTTACCGCGATAACCGGGCAGTCGCCACCTTCCCCAAGGCGAAGTACTACGTGCAGGAAGGTGAGTGGCGCTACGCTCAGAACGCCAGCGAACGCGATCGCATCAGCTATATCGCCGACAACTACAATCCCCTGGTCGAGAACCGCCAGATGCTCCTGCTGCACGGCGATGCCGAGATCGCGCCTGGAATTTCCGTGCATATTTACCCCGGCCACACTCAGAACATGCAGGCAGTCACGATCCAAAGCCGGGGAAAGAAGGCGTGCTACATCTCCGATCTGATCCCCACTACCGCGCACCTCGACCTTACCTGGGGCATGGCCTTCGATCTGTTTCCGCTCCAGACCATCGAGAGCAAGAAGCGCTTCTACGAATTCGCTGTGCCGGAGCAGTGGCTGGTGATCTTCACCCATGATCCGAAGATACCCTGGGCTTACGTAGAGGCAACGGAGGAAGGAAGGTACGTGGCAAAACCGGCGACGGATTTCACGGATGAACACGGGTCGGAACAACAGGAATCAGTTAAAGCCTCAAAGCTGGCATGATCGCTATGCTACGAGTTAGCTTCTGACTGCTACCCTCACGTCTGCGGCACGGTTTCGCTCGCCTCTTCCGATTTCCCGCTCTCATTCCCCCGCACATCTACCGCGCTCACCGAATAGAAGTAGGTATGACCCGGCTGCACTTCCCGGTCCCGGTATGCCGGAGCTTTCACCAGTTCGGTGTTGATCTTCGCCGGCGCACCTCCAGCTTCATGCCGATAAACGTTATAACCGGCCAGATCGCCCTCCAGGTCCGGGGCCCACGTCAGATCGATGAATGGCTGCTGCCCGACGCCGGAAAACACCGCCTGCAACTCGCCCGGTACGGCAGGCGGAAAAATGTCGTGCACGATGGCCTGCACTGTGGCCGACTCGTTCCCCTGCACCTCCACGGTCGGCTCGCCCGGGCGCGAGACGATCGTCACCACAGCCACGCGGTATTCATACCTCTGCTCCCATTCGGCACTGTGATCTAAATAGGTAGGGCCTGACTCAGCATTCAGCGGCACTTCCCCCACAATCACTTCCGGCTGTGGCTTATTTCGGTCACCGGACTCCATGCGCCGAAAAACCCGGTAGATGTACTGGATGCCGGAGATTTGGGGCGCGTCTTTCACCGCGCTCCATTCCAGCAGCACGCCGTCCCCTGTAACCTTGGCCTTCAGATCTCCCGGTGCGGGCAGCGCCGGCGCCAGCGAGACCCGAACCTGGTTCGAGAGCCCGGCATCCCGGCCATGCGAGTTCTGGTCGCGCAGAGCATAGATCGCAAACCCGGTCGGGTATTTCTCAAGCAGTTCTTCCCGCAAAGCGTCGTTGTAGTACGCCTTGGGCACCGGTTCCGACTTCTTCCAGCGCGCCAGTTGTGTGGACGTGCTGCTCACCTGTTGCGGACAAGTGATCATGGGGAATTCATTCACGCCCAGGCAAATCACCGTTGGGCCGGGCGTCTTTATGTTCTCGCGGTCGGTGGTCTGGCGCGCCGGAGTCCAGGAAAGAGTCACAACATTGCCTTTGCGCGTAGCCGTGAGATCGCTCACCGGGCGGGGCACCGCCAGCGAAGGCGGTTGCGGTGCCCCTGGAGTGCCGCAGGCGGCAAGTAAAAGGACGAAGCCCAGTGCGGCTACGATCCCCAGCGGATGGCGGCAGGTTCGCAACAGTGAATCAGACTAGCAGAAGGGATGCAGTACACGGAAATGCCAGAGTCCTCATTGCTCTTGGAAATTTCGCATTGTCATCCTGAGCGAGGGCCGAGTAAACAAGACGAGGCCCGAATCGAAGGACCTGCTGTTGCTTTGTCATCACGAGGAGGACACAGTCCGACGAGGGATCTGCAGTTTGCATTTTGCTGAACGCTGGCTGCTACAAAATGTATCGCGACAGATCCTGATCCTTGACGATGTCGGCGAGCATCCGGTTCACATACGCAGCATCCACCGTGATCTGCTTATCCTTCATCTCGGGCGCATCGAAGCTGATCTCATCGAGCACGCGCTCCATGATCGTGTGCAGGCGGCGCGCACCGATGTTCTCAGTGCCTTCGTTCACCCGGAAGGCAAAACGCGCGATCTCCTCCAGCGCTTCGGTGGTGAATTCCAGTCGCACGCCCTCCGTCTCGAGCAGCGCCGTGTACTGTTTCACCAGCGAAGACTTGGGCTCCGTAAGAATCTTGATGAAGTCGTCGATGGTCAGTGACTGCAGCTCCACCCGAATGGGAAAGCGCCCCTGCAGCTCGGGGATCAGATCGCTGGGCTTGGAGACGTGAAACGCGCCCGCCGCAATGAAGAGAATATGGTCGGTGCGAACCATCCCGTAGCGGGTGTTTACCGTGGTGCCCTCGACGATTGGCAGGATGTCGCGTTGCACGCCTTCGCGGGAAACATCCGGGCCGTGTCCGCTCTCGCGTCCCGCGATCTTGTCGATTTCATCCAGGAAGATGATGCCGGAGTTCTCCACTCGCTCCACCGCGATGCGGGTGACCTGGTCCATGTCGATCAGGCGCTGTTCCTCTTCCTGCACCAGGTAATCGAAGGCCTCGCTGACCTTCATCTTCCGCTTCTTAGTGCGCTGGCCGAAGATATTGGGCAGCATGTCCTTGATGTTGACGTCCATCTCCTCTACACCCTGGTTGGAGATGATTTCGAAAGCGGGAAATGATTTCTCGCGGACCTCGAGTTCCACGAGCCGGTCGTCGAGCTTGCCTTCGCGCAACTGCTGGCGCAGCTTCTCGCGCGTGCGCGAGGCCGACTCGCCCGGCAGCAGCAATTCCCCGCCATCGGAGCCGCGGCTGGTGAAGCCAACTCCCGCAGGCAGCAGCAGATCCAGCAATCGCTCTTCAGCGTTGAGTTCGGCCTTGTCGGAGACGTCTTCCAGCTTCTCCTCGCGAACCATGTCAATGGCAATCTCGACCAGGTCGCGAATCATCGACTCCACGTCTCGGCCCACGTACCCCACCTCGGTGAACTTGGAGGCCTCCACTTTCAGAAAGGGAGAATTGGCCAGCTTGGCCAGGCGGCGTGCAATCTCAGTTTTGCCCACGCCCGTCGGGCCAATCATGATGATGTTCTTGGGCATGATTTCTTCCGCCAGATCGGGCGGAAGCTTCTGCCGCCGCATGCGGTTGCGCAGGGCAATCGAAACGGCGCGCTTCGCCGCGTGCTGCCCCACCACATGCTTGTCCAATTCGGACACAATCTCTCGCGGCGTCAGTTCATCCAGCGCAAGCTGTTCTTCTTCCGCGGTTCCAGGTAAATAAATCGCCATCACTACTCCTCAGATCTTCGCTCCAGCCACAAGCATAATTGTCATCCCGAGCGGAGAAGATCGATCGCGCACGCGAGCGTATCTTCGCAGTCGAGGGACCTGCTTTTTCGACCTACCCCATCACCCCGCCAGCCTCCCGCTTCCTCCGCTTCTCTTTCCTGATCACGAACTTCAATCCCGACCAGATTTCGTCGATCGCGCACACTTTGATGTCCACCAGCCCCAACGGGAGCCCGATATCACGGATTACATTCTCATTCAGGTCGGTCGAAACGCCCGAGCTCTTCTTCGGCCAGGCCACCCAAAGCATCCCATCAGCCCCCAAAACTGGAGCAAGCCTGGAGAACTGCTGATTCAGATCAGCCCTGGACTTCACGAATGCCACGGCCACATCCACCGGCGGCTTGGCTCGCGCCAGCACTTCGGTTCCATCGGGCAGTTTCCCCAGTTCACGAAAGAACGATTCCGGGGCGCGGGAAGCCACGATCTTCTGCCGTTCCTTGATCCCGATTTTCTTTAGCAACGGCGTTCCCGAATATCCAGCCATGATCGGTTCAATGACCTGCCGAGAGGGTCCCTTCTGTTGTCATCACGAGCGGCCGTCAGGCCGCGAGGGATCTGCGGTTTTACCCCAATCTCGCTACAGCTCCTCCACCGTGAAGTGCTCATTCGTGTAGATGCACATCTTGCCGGCAATCTTCATCGCCTCTTCCGCAATGGTGCGCGCCGGCAGGCTGGTGTGCGTGGCCAGGGCCTCCGCCGCGGCCAGTGCGTATGGGCCACCACTTCCGATCGCGGCGATTCCGGTGTCAGGCTCGATCACGTCGCCCTGCCCGCTCAGCAGAAAAGTCTGACTCTGATCGCAAACCAGCAGCAGGGCTTCCAGGTGACGCAGCGCTTTATCGGTGCGCCAGTCCTTTGACAGTTCCACCGCCGCCCGGCCCAGATTGCCGTGGAACTGATCCAGCTTGGCCTCAAAGCGGCTGAAGAGGGAAAAGGCGTCGGCGGTCGAGCCGGCGAAACCCGCCAGAATCTTATCGTTGTACATGCGCCGGATCTTGCGGGCGGAATGCTTGATCACGCTCTCGCCCAGCGTGACCTGCCCGTCGCCCGCCATCACTACTTTGCCGTCCTTTCTAACGGAAAGCACCGTAGTAGATCGAATATTGGCGGAATGGGATGGCGCTCGCACACCTTCAGGCGCGCGCCCAGCAGACTTTCTCGTCATGAGTACAGATTCTGATTATACAGGCTGCAAGCGGTCAGCCGCCGGGGCCATCGGCAGTCAGGTAGGTCTCCAGTGAGTCGAGTTGCTGACTCAGGTCGTCGATGCGCGACTCCAAAAGGTTGCGAATGGAAAGTATTCCAACCAGTTTGCCCCTGGCATCAACCACCGGCAGATGACGGAAGTGATGCGTCACCATGGTGGCCAGCGCTTCTCCCGGTGTGGTCTCCGGAGTCGCGGTAACCACATCCCGCGTCATGTAGCCGACAACTGCGCTGCTCTCGGGATTGATCCCGCCCAGCGCCAATTTTCGCAGCACATCGCGTTCGGTGAAGATTCCCGCCACAGTCTTGTCAGGATTTACCACCGCTACCGCACCCACACGCCGCTCGAGCATGGTGCGAATTGCGTCCGCTACACTGGCTTCCGGCGACACGGTTGCCGGTGTTTCACCGCAAAGATGGAGCACGCTCATATTGACCCCGACCTTCGGTTGCTGCGGATCCTTCCGAGAAGCTGAATTGCAACTGGAGACAGCTCAGCGGGCATTATGACTGGGCAGGTAACAATGTCAAGGGGTTCAGTTAGTAAAAAGCAGCGTTCAGAAATTAGCAATCAGCCGTCAGCATTCAGCACTTAGCAACAGAGCTTCTCTTTGTCATCACGAGGAGGGCGCGGCCCGACGAGGGATCTGCAGTTTTTCCAAAATCTCTCAAAAACTGAAAACCGAAAAATGCTGGTTGCGAATTGCTAATCGCTAGGTGGCCAATTGCATACTGACTGCTGATTGCTGAGGGCTGAATGCTGACTGCTCATCGCAATTTCATCCTGGGCATCTGCACTCCCCGTGGCACGGCCCTCAGAACATCCCAGGCAATCCTCCCGAACCAGCTCAGGTTGTGCGACAGATGAGCCGGCTCGAACGCATCTCCCGTCATGGCATCGAACCATTCCGGAGCCCGCTCCGCCATTCCCGCGAAGGCTCCCGCCCAGTGATGTTCCACGCCCAGGGCCATGGCATAGGGCAGATATTTCTCCAGCACATCATGCGGCAGGCGCTCCAGCCGGTCCTTCTCCACGGTATTCATGAATTCCTGGAAGCCGCGCAGCTCGGTGAAGGTTTTCATGCCCTTCCATGTTTTTGGACTCACTTTCACCCCGAGCAAATAGGCGATCGCCAGCGAGATGATGATCACTAGCGCTGACCAAGCCCAGGAATCCGCCAAGGCGATCAAACCGAACCATTGCGCGATCCACAGCAGTATAAAAACAGCGGCTACGCCGCCCAGGCGATAGAGCTGCGCCCGCTTCGGATCGATCCGGTACATGCCCTTCTCGCGCAGCTGGTTAAAAATTTGCGCCCGGATCGCCGGCACCGCCTCGTAGAAGCGCAGGTGCAGGCTCGATAGCTTCGTCCACTGCCCGCCATAGAAGATGTGGAACAGCGTGCTTTTTTCGTGCGGAGCTAATGATTGCCATTCTGAAATCGGCTTCAGCGACCGCAGAATATAGTCCTTGCCGTGGAAAACAACTTCTTCGTCCGGCTTCCCCGCCTCAATGCGGATGTATCCGCGAACCCCCAGGTCGACGATGGTGGCGGTGATGTCGCGTGCATCCACTGTGTCGTCGATCAGCGTGCCGGCTTCGGCGGGCGTAAGGCCGTCGGGCGGAGCATAGCGCGGCGTCACCGCCAGCGCAGCCATGGGGACTGCGGGCTTGATCCGGCGCAGCACCAGCATTACCAGGGCAACCACCACCGGAAACAGGACAATCGGATTGGCGCGTATAAACCAGAACAGGCGCAATACGAGCGAGGGTCCCTCCATCATGCCCTTGGGGAAGACGACGTCTACCCCCAGGCGCTCCCGGGAACTCAGCGCTCGCCCCGCCTCCAGTTGGATTCTCGGACCATCGGCAGCAGTCGCCACCAGTTGAGTTGATCCTGGCCCGCGGAGCAATCCCTGGGCACGGAACTCTCCGATTGCAGTGTTCGGCAGCACCAGGAAGAGCGACGGTTTCTCCAGGCCTCCGCGCCAGCCCTCTGCCGCGGTCCAGAAAAATTCATCCCGATCACGCAGGAACTGAACCGCATTGCGGACGGCATAAGAAATCACAACCCTGTCAGCGCCTCGGCTCGAGATTCGCAGCTCCAGCTCGTCTCGCCAGTGACGTTCGGAATAATCGAGCTTGTGATCCCAGCCGTCGGTGATCGACAACACATCCACCAAACGGGGCAACTTAAATCCAACCGGATGCCATGTACTGGTGGGGATGCGCCAGTCGAGCGTAGCGCGTGGCGGCAAATCGCTGAGCTTATCGCGCACGATCGCAGTTCCGTCTTCTTGCAGCGCGATGATGGTTTGCACTTCAGGAACTTGGGAACACCGGGCCGGAACCATGACAGCCGCAGCGAATATCGCAAGCATCACGAATTGGCGGAGAGAAATCAACGACTCATCTTCGGGAAATTCGCGAAGCCGGGTTCGCGGCGCGGCATGATTACCCGAAGTACGCCAAAATGCAATCCTGCATTCAGCGATGCGATGTAACCCTGCTTTGTCATCCTGAGCGGAGCGGGCGCCTGTTCTTATCGCCTGCGTTCTTTGCAGGTGGCGCCCGCGAAGTCGAAGGATCTCGCGTTTTGAACCCCGCAAACCCACCCAGGACCCCTACTCTAAAGTGGCGCCTGCGGTCCTTTCCTGGCACTCCCAACTCGGCAGTGCTGCCACCCAGCAGCGTTTGCAAGGGCAAAACCGTGCTCATGTCCGCTATCGTCTTTGCCGATCATAACTATCGAAAACATTACCTTCGTGAACGACGAAAGTGACTTGTGTGGCCACATCAAACTGTATTAAGAAACGCGCATCCAATCCGCAGGAGACGAATTCAGGGCTAGGCAAATGATTCCCGATGGGCACCCCTTACGCGAGTTTTTCCTCGATTTAGTTGATCGCCACTATTCCAGTCAGCTTGAGCTTCGTGACCAGGAAATCAAAGATTACGTCGCCAACATCCTGGCCGAGTTTTGCGAGCTCGAGCAGCTCCACAAAATCCGCAACACTTACAACCGCCCTCTGGATGATGTGGGCGAGATGCTGCTGGAGTCCGATCCCATCTACGGGCCCGCGCCTTCCTTCGATCGCGAACGCCAGGTTCGCAAGCACATTGGCGACTACACCCTGTTCTTCGCCGGAATGTTTCCCGAGAGCATCAACCACTGGCGCCTCCGCCGGCAGCGGCTGGAAGGCTTCATCGACCTCATGAAAGCCGGCAAGGAAAGCTATTACATCGTCTCCAAGTTCGACTGCTTCGAATATGCCAAGGTGGCCCCGCTATTCCGCCGGCTCTCGGAGAATTTCGAGCAGTGCGTCTTCGGCCTGAACATGGTGAAGAACGAACTGGTCGAGCTGCAGCATCCTATTGCGCAGCGCACCACAGAATTTCTGATGTAGCAGCAATCAGCACTCGGCAGAATAATTTCTCTTTGTCATCGCGAGCCGACGAGGTCGGCGAGGGATCTGATTCTCTTCCCAATCGCAAGAAGAAACCTCATCCCTGCACAAACCCTGGTCCGAGTCGAAGGACCTGGTGTTGGTCCAGCCATTGCGAGGCAGAGCGCAGCCCGGCGAGGGATGCAGTCTGTCAGATTCCCAGATTGCCGAAGTTCTTCTAACATCCCTCAGGGCATGGACGCTCATCACCTTCTCCGCGAAGCTGTCACCGAAGCCCGCCTGGGGCTGAAAGAGGGTGGGCTGCCGATCGGTTCGGTGCTCGCCGATGCTCACGGCGGCATCGTCGCTCGTGGTCACAATCTGCGTGTGCAGACAGGAGACCCGACGGCTCACGCCGAGGTGGTCTGCCTGCGCAACGCCGGCCGTCGTCGCGACTGGCCCGAGCTCACACTGGTCAGCACACTGAGTCCCTGCATCATGTGCACCGGCACAACGCTCCTCTACCGGATTCCCGCGGTCATCATTGGCGAGAACCGAAACTTCCTGGGCGCCGAGGACCTGTTCGCCCAACGCGGCGTGCGCCTTACCGTGCTCGACGACGCTGAATGCATCGAGCTGATGCGTTCATTTATCGCGGCGCACCCGGATTTGTGGAATGAGGACATTGGGCGATAGTAGATTGGTAATCGGGTAAGCTGAAAAGCTCAGAACCAGCCGCCGCCGCCTGGCATTCAGCACTCAGGATTCAGCCCCCAGCCATGAGCAGGCTTTCACTACCCGGTTGGTCAGCATCGTTCGCAAGTTGAGGACCCCGACCGGCTTGTGTAGGACAGCCGATCTCGCCTGTCCCGTCCGAACGGGAAAGACCCTGCGGTTGGCGTGCCCAACTGCTAATTGCTAATTGCCGTCCCAGTTCTGGCTGGGAAGCTCTGGCTCGTCCTCAAGCGTGATGGTACCGCCGCTGCGAATGCGGGCAGCGCGACGCAGCGTCTGGGTCAGCGGAGTAGTCTCGCGCGGCGTGCAATGCGCTTCTTCAGCCAGAACCGAACCTGCGGCCAGCGCGAAACGGAGAGCATCGCGCTGATCCTCGAAATAGACCACAACCTTTTTCAGTGCCATACTTCCAACCCCAGCTCACCAAGTTCAGATAAAAGATCAGCTCAACTATTGCCGACGTCCTCCACGGGAAATAAGCCTGCCCGCGAGATGATATCTGTGGAAGTGGCGCTAGGCGCACTATACCCCAGGGCGCTCGAGGCGCCTCCGCTTCTTCTGGCTACGGAACAAGACTGGTAATTAGTAATCAGCATTCGGCATTCAGTGATCTCGGCAGTTAGAAGCTATCTCATCCATCGCTTGTGAAAGCGCACGGCTTCAGCCGTAGACAGCCGAAAACAACTTCCCAGCACGCCTGCAACTTTCCCATCCCTCCCGTGTTTTAACTAACTAGTTAATTGGTTCGGAGGTGAACTTATGTCTCTCAGCAAGTTGGTGGCGGGTCTCCTTACCGGAATCTTATCTGCGGGGATGGCCTTCGCCACTGTCACCAGTAGCGATGCAGATATCCAATCCAGCGTTAACAGCAAGTTGCAGTCAAAGTCGGAACTCAAGAACGTACAGTCTTCGGTCAACAACGGGGCAGTTACCCTGCAGGGGACCGTCGACAACTACAAAGCCAAACTGGACGCGCTCAAGCAAGCCCGCAAGGCTGCGCATGTGCGAAATGTTCAAGACCAGATAGTGGTTGCTGGGCCCACCCTGCCAGATACCGAGTTGCAGGAAAAACTGGCCAAAGAGCTTCGTTACGATCGCGTTGGCTACGGCAATGTATTTAATGTGCTCACCGTCGGCGTGAAGGATGGCATGGTCACCCTGGGTGGCGAAGTCCGCACCCCCGTGGATCGGGATTCAGCCTTCGCCGTGGTTGAGAACACCAAAGGCGTTAAGAACGTGGTGAATGAAGTAAAGGTCGCACCGGTCTCGAACTTTGATGACGCCATCCGTCTTCGTACCCTGCGCGCCGTCTACGGCGACCCGGCACTGTCGAAGTACGGCCTGGACCCGCAGCGTCCAATTCGTATCCTGGTGGACAACGGACATGTGGGGCTGTATGGAACTGTGCTTTCTCCCATGGACAAGCAGATCGCCGGCATCCGCGCCAACCAGGTATTCGGAGCTTTCAGCGTTGAGAACCACCTGGAGACGGCGCACGACGTAAAACGATAGCAACAGCAATTAAACGCACTCTCCTCCTGGCGTAAAAGGCACAGTCCCCGTGGCTGTGCCTTTCTTTTTGAAGATGCGGGGCACCTCTGGCTGTTCTCAGGAAACCGGTGCGGAAATGACGATACCCCCGCCTTTTTCGACCCTCCTCCGGGAAAATCCCCCCACACTGCGCTCGATTGAGGTAGAATTTTCTCGCCTCCGGCAAACCGTCAAGCCGCCCCAAGAGGGCTCATAGCGCTTTACTACTAAGAATTCTGTTCGCATAGGCTGGACGGAATCGGAGGCAGAGAATGGCGAACGAGGCACCCAATCGGGCCCATCAAGTATCAGTCGGCCCCACTCATAAGGAACGCAACGTCTGGATTGTTACCGGTTATGTAGCAGCTGCCCTGGCCCTTCTGGGTGTGCTCGCCTATCATTTCTCGACTTACGTCCTGAAGTAGGCCCCTAAACCACGCAACTCCGGCGGGGACCACCGCTAAGGCGATCCCAATACTGGATTTTCGTGC
Proteins encoded:
- a CDS encoding MBL fold metallo-hydrolase, producing the protein MYRLTLGDFELTILSDGTYYLDGGAFFGVVPKILWQKRVSADDMNRVSAGMNSVLVRDGKQTILIETGAGNKLSERMKKIYATEEKLLHSLGQAGVAPDEIDIVINTHLHFDHCGWNTVYRDNRAVATFPKAKYYVQEGEWRYAQNASERDRISYIADNYNPLVENRQMLLLHGDAEIAPGISVHIYPGHTQNMQAVTIQSRGKKACYISDLIPTTAHLDLTWGMAFDLFPLQTIESKKRFYEFAVPEQWLVIFTHDPKIPWAYVEATEEGRYVAKPATDFTDEHGSEQQESVKASKLA
- a CDS encoding fibronectin type III domain-containing protein, giving the protein MRTCRHPLGIVAALGFVLLLAACGTPGAPQPPSLAVPRPVSDLTATRKGNVVTLSWTPARQTTDRENIKTPGPTVICLGVNEFPMITCPQQVSSTSTQLARWKKSEPVPKAYYNDALREELLEKYPTGFAIYALRDQNSHGRDAGLSNQVRVSLAPALPAPGDLKAKVTGDGVLLEWSAVKDAPQISGIQYIYRVFRRMESGDRNKPQPEVIVGEVPLNAESGPTYLDHSAEWEQRYEYRVAVVTIVSRPGEPTVEVQGNESATVQAIVHDIFPPAVPGELQAVFSGVGQQPFIDLTWAPDLEGDLAGYNVYRHEAGGAPAKINTELVKAPAYRDREVQPGHTYFYSVSAVDVRGNESGKSEEASETVPQT
- the hslU gene encoding ATP-dependent protease ATPase subunit HslU; amino-acid sequence: MAIYLPGTAEEEQLALDELTPREIVSELDKHVVGQHAAKRAVSIALRNRMRRQKLPPDLAEEIMPKNIIMIGPTGVGKTEIARRLAKLANSPFLKVEASKFTEVGYVGRDVESMIRDLVEIAIDMVREEKLEDVSDKAELNAEERLLDLLLPAGVGFTSRGSDGGELLLPGESASRTREKLRQQLREGKLDDRLVELEVREKSFPAFEIISNQGVEEMDVNIKDMLPNIFGQRTKKRKMKVSEAFDYLVQEEEQRLIDMDQVTRIAVERVENSGIIFLDEIDKIAGRESGHGPDVSREGVQRDILPIVEGTTVNTRYGMVRTDHILFIAAGAFHVSKPSDLIPELQGRFPIRVELQSLTIDDFIKILTEPKSSLVKQYTALLETEGVRLEFTTEALEEIARFAFRVNEGTENIGARRLHTIMERVLDEISFDAPEMKDKQITVDAAYVNRMLADIVKDQDLSRYIL
- a CDS encoding DUF3052 domain-containing protein, which gives rise to MAGYSGTPLLKKIGIKERQKIVASRAPESFFRELGKLPDGTEVLARAKPPVDVAVAFVKSRADLNQQFSRLAPVLGADGMLWVAWPKKSSGVSTDLNENVIRDIGLPLGLVDIKVCAIDEIWSGLKFVIRKEKRRKREAGGVMG
- the hslV gene encoding ATP-dependent protease subunit HslV gives rise to the protein MTRKSAGRAPEGVRAPSHSANIRSTTVLSVRKDGKVVMAGDGQVTLGESVIKHSARKIRRMYNDKILAGFAGSTADAFSLFSRFEAKLDQFHGNLGRAAVELSKDWRTDKALRHLEALLLVCDQSQTFLLSGQGDVIEPDTGIAAIGSGGPYALAAAEALATHTSLPARTIAEEAMKIAGKMCIYTNEHFTVEEL
- a CDS encoding CBS domain-containing protein, with the protein product MSVLHLCGETPATVSPEASVADAIRTMLERRVGAVAVVNPDKTVAGIFTERDVLRKLALGGINPESSAVVGYMTRDVVTATPETTPGEALATMVTHHFRHLPVVDARGKLVGILSIRNLLESRIDDLSQQLDSLETYLTADGPGG
- a CDS encoding DUF2207 domain-containing protein, which gives rise to MQTIIALQEDGTAIVRDKLSDLPPRATLDWRIPTSTWHPVGFKLPRLVDVLSITDGWDHKLDYSERHWRDELELRISSRGADRVVISYAVRNAVQFLRDRDEFFWTAAEGWRGGLEKPSLFLVLPNTAIGEFRAQGLLRGPGSTQLVATAADGPRIQLEAGRALSSRERLGVDVVFPKGMMEGPSLVLRLFWFIRANPIVLFPVVVALVMLVLRRIKPAVPMAALAVTPRYAPPDGLTPAEAGTLIDDTVDARDITATIVDLGVRGYIRIEAGKPDEEVVFHGKDYILRSLKPISEWQSLAPHEKSTLFHIFYGGQWTKLSSLHLRFYEAVPAIRAQIFNQLREKGMYRIDPKRAQLYRLGGVAAVFILLWIAQWFGLIALADSWAWSALVIIISLAIAYLLGVKVSPKTWKGMKTFTELRGFQEFMNTVEKDRLERLPHDVLEKYLPYAMALGVEHHWAGAFAGMAERAPEWFDAMTGDAFEPAHLSHNLSWFGRIAWDVLRAVPRGVQMPRMKLR
- a CDS encoding nucleoside deaminase codes for the protein MDAHHLLREAVTEARLGLKEGGLPIGSVLADAHGGIVARGHNLRVQTGDPTAHAEVVCLRNAGRRRDWPELTLVSTLSPCIMCTGTTLLYRIPAVIIGENRNFLGAEDLFAQRGVRLTVLDDAECIELMRSFIAAHPDLWNEDIGR
- a CDS encoding BON domain-containing protein, whose protein sequence is MSLSKLVAGLLTGILSAGMAFATVTSSDADIQSSVNSKLQSKSELKNVQSSVNNGAVTLQGTVDNYKAKLDALKQARKAAHVRNVQDQIVVAGPTLPDTELQEKLAKELRYDRVGYGNVFNVLTVGVKDGMVTLGGEVRTPVDRDSAFAVVENTKGVKNVVNEVKVAPVSNFDDAIRLRTLRAVYGDPALSKYGLDPQRPIRILVDNGHVGLYGTVLSPMDKQIAGIRANQVFGAFSVENHLETAHDVKR